In one window of Leptospira sp. WS92.C1 DNA:
- the dnaN gene encoding DNA polymerase III subunit beta, giving the protein MKIKVNTSEFLKAIHSVEGVISAREIKSVLSNLKIEAEGKEVFLSATDLEISIKTSVPAEVIQAGSISLPAKQLSSFFKTIHFEETTLSLEESDGESSIAYITDASGKNDYKSKISGMDAEEIKTISKVNSSQISSFPSTLINDMIRKTSYAIAHEDQRFIFNGLYMIPDGNKLIFVGTDGRRLCKIERTLPSPLQFKESIIVPAKAIREISKMIATSETGNIGLIDSQIYASANNIELLCKLIEGNFPNYEQVIPKSTKFATSISKDEFQVSLRQVMTAAEEPSRQVRLTFTKNNLNLFAQTFGASEASINKPIEYTGDEVTIAFKGEYLMDIFRSIDDNEVKIEFSDSSSPVIFKDPSDPEFISVIMPMKL; this is encoded by the coding sequence TTGAAAATCAAAGTAAACACATCGGAATTTTTAAAAGCAATTCATTCCGTCGAAGGTGTCATCTCCGCGAGAGAGATAAAATCTGTATTATCAAATCTTAAAATAGAAGCGGAAGGAAAGGAAGTTTTTCTTTCTGCAACTGATCTTGAAATTTCGATTAAAACGTCAGTACCCGCGGAAGTGATTCAAGCAGGGAGCATATCCTTGCCTGCGAAACAACTCTCTAGTTTTTTCAAAACGATTCACTTTGAAGAAACAACACTTTCATTAGAAGAATCGGACGGAGAATCTTCGATCGCATATATTACGGACGCATCGGGTAAGAATGATTATAAATCCAAAATCAGCGGAATGGATGCAGAGGAAATTAAAACGATTTCCAAAGTCAATTCATCCCAGATATCTTCCTTTCCAAGTACGTTGATCAACGATATGATTCGTAAAACTTCTTATGCGATCGCACATGAAGATCAAAGATTTATTTTTAACGGTCTTTATATGATTCCCGATGGGAATAAATTGATCTTTGTGGGAACCGATGGGAGAAGACTTTGCAAAATTGAAAGGACTCTTCCTTCTCCTCTTCAGTTTAAGGAATCGATCATCGTTCCCGCAAAAGCGATTCGTGAAATTTCGAAGATGATCGCGACTTCGGAAACCGGAAATATCGGTTTGATAGACAGTCAAATTTATGCGTCCGCAAATAACATAGAACTCTTATGTAAATTGATCGAGGGCAACTTTCCAAATTACGAACAAGTGATTCCTAAAAGTACGAAGTTTGCTACGAGTATTTCCAAAGACGAATTTCAAGTTTCTCTCAGACAAGTTATGACCGCCGCCGAAGAACCTTCAAGACAAGTCAGACTTACGTTTACCAAAAACAATCTTAACCTTTTTGCTCAGACTTTTGGTGCTTCGGAAGCGAGCATCAACAAACCGATCGAATATACCGGCGACGAAGTAACAATCGCGTTTAAAGGCGAGTATCTGATGGATATTTTTAGATCCATAGACGATAACGAAGTGAAGATCGAATTTTCAGATTCCAGTTCTCCGGTCATTTTTAAGGATCCTTCCGATCCTGAATTTATTTCCGTGATTATGCCGATGAAGTTGTAA
- the recF gene encoding DNA replication/repair protein RecF: MFLKHLTLQNFRSHEELSLDFHSRLIFFVGDNGEGKTNLLEAICMLSWLKSFRESEDSNLIRWGAQNYFLRGKISENQKESVLEIGYTAKPTVKRKLKFNQEEIKKRTELIGKFITVLLTPMDLKIIEGGPVERRKFIDAFISSFDPFYLESLLEYNKILKHRNALLKTGGSDSSHIAVWDKKLVEKGSLILNKRKEIVLELNAFYQTNLAKLSGGKDKLDLIYSPDVENEQEFSDKLSRNLGRDLRLGYTSAGIHRDDLFIGNATKDITEFGSQGQKRSTVIALKAATFNYYKNILGTTPVLLIDDVIRELDVKRREYFVDLVVSAGQAFFTTTDLEGIQDYVGKLEDQKQIYMIKDGTVHSLE; this comes from the coding sequence ATGTTTTTAAAACACTTAACTCTTCAGAATTTTCGAAGTCATGAAGAATTGAGCCTGGATTTTCATTCCAGGCTTATTTTTTTTGTGGGTGATAACGGAGAAGGAAAAACCAATCTTTTGGAAGCCATTTGTATGCTTTCTTGGTTAAAAAGTTTTCGAGAATCGGAGGATTCCAATTTAATTCGTTGGGGGGCCCAGAATTATTTTCTTCGAGGCAAAATCAGTGAAAATCAAAAAGAATCCGTTTTAGAAATCGGCTATACAGCGAAACCCACTGTTAAACGAAAATTAAAATTCAATCAGGAGGAAATCAAAAAACGAACCGAACTAATCGGTAAATTTATTACCGTTTTATTAACTCCTATGGATCTAAAAATCATAGAAGGCGGTCCTGTCGAAAGAAGAAAATTTATTGATGCATTTATATCCTCTTTTGATCCGTTTTATTTGGAATCTTTGTTGGAATATAATAAAATTTTAAAACATAGAAACGCGCTTTTAAAAACCGGAGGTTCAGATTCTTCTCATATAGCCGTCTGGGATAAAAAACTCGTTGAAAAAGGAAGTTTGATTCTCAACAAAAGAAAAGAGATCGTCCTTGAGTTGAATGCATTCTACCAAACAAACCTGGCCAAATTGAGCGGTGGAAAAGATAAATTGGATTTGATCTACAGTCCTGATGTTGAAAACGAGCAGGAATTTTCGGATAAACTCAGCCGAAATCTAGGAAGGGATTTAAGACTAGGCTATACTTCCGCCGGAATTCACAGAGACGATCTTTTTATTGGAAACGCCACCAAGGACATCACAGAATTCGGATCTCAGGGTCAAAAAAGAAGCACCGTCATTGCCTTAAAAGCCGCCACCTTTAATTATTATAAGAATATTCTGGGAACAACCCCTGTCTTATTGATAGACGATGTGATCCGTGAATTGGATGTAAAACGAAGGGAATATTTTGTGGATCTTGTCGTGAGCGCGGGACAGGCTTTTTTTACAACCACCGATTTGGAAGGCATCCAGGATTATGTCGGAAAGCTCGAGGATCAAAAGCAGATTTATATGATCAAAGACGGAACGGTTCACTCTTTAGAATGA
- a CDS encoding DciA family protein, which translates to MKDDLISSKKIETSEFKNLLNQLGITEENLQEKISLNTLRNRWKEIVGPVFASHSEVYSIQFGKLRIIVSHNAYKQELLFLQNRILRQSGQFLGRGVVRSLEISIGKLAPSFASSQLEVKEKRGLEGKEDLIAILEKETDPDIKKRYLEILQYL; encoded by the coding sequence ATGAAAGACGATTTGATCTCATCCAAAAAAATCGAAACTTCCGAGTTTAAAAACCTTCTAAATCAACTGGGGATTACAGAAGAAAATTTGCAGGAAAAAATTTCCCTCAATACTCTTCGAAATCGCTGGAAAGAAATCGTAGGACCTGTCTTTGCTTCCCATTCAGAGGTTTACTCGATTCAATTCGGAAAATTGAGAATCATCGTTTCCCACAATGCTTACAAACAAGAATTGCTTTTTTTACAAAACCGCATCCTCCGTCAGTCGGGACAGTTTCTGGGCAGAGGCGTTGTGCGTTCCCTTGAAATTTCCATCGGTAAATTAGCCCCTTCTTTTGCCTCTTCTCAGCTTGAAGTTAAAGAAAAAAGAGGTTTAGAAGGCAAAGAGGACCTGATTGCGATTCTTGAAAAAGAAACCGATCCGGATATAAAAAAACGTTATCTTGAGATTCTTCAATATCTGTAA
- the gyrB gene encoding DNA topoisomerase (ATP-hydrolyzing) subunit B encodes MSQEEASYSAGQIKILEGLEAVRKRPGMYIGTQDDTGLHKMVYEVVDNSVDEAMAGHCTEIRISILPDNIIEVKDNGRGIPVGIHPDKKISTIEVVMTILHAGGKFENDAYKVSGGLHGVGVSVVNALSEWLIVEVHQKGTIYTQKYEKGIPVSPVETAGETSERGTIVRFKPDAGIFTTVDFQFDVLSARFRELAFLNKGLILIVEDRRKGSEGESLIRNEFQFSGGIVSFVEHINENKHPMHKVIHFERNKDDVIAEISIQYSETYTENIFCFTNNINNNLGGTHLEGFRAALTRTLNDFLKKDTVMAKKHPTGLSGEDVKEGLTAVISVKIPQPQFNSQTKEKLVNAEIKGIMQTLTSEGLVLFFEENPNITKKILEKCILSAKAREAARKARDLTRRKTVLEGGGLPGKLADCSEKDPALSEIYLVEGDSAGGSAKQGRDRNTQAILPLKGKILNVEKARLDKILSSEEIRILVSALGTGIGEDEFNIDKIRYHKIMIMTDADIDGSHIRTLLLTFFFRYMRPVIERGYLYVAQPPLYLIKHGKNSTYVYSDKEKEDLLKTVGTDKVVIQRYKGLGEMNPEQLWETTMDPSNRVVLKVKLDDYVEAEETFNVLMGDEVQPRKVFIEVNAAKVANLDL; translated from the coding sequence ATGAGCCAAGAAGAAGCAAGCTACAGCGCCGGTCAGATTAAGATTTTAGAAGGTCTGGAAGCTGTTAGAAAACGTCCCGGGATGTATATCGGAACCCAGGATGACACGGGGCTTCATAAGATGGTTTACGAAGTTGTCGATAACTCCGTAGACGAGGCTATGGCCGGTCATTGTACCGAAATCAGAATCAGTATTTTACCCGATAATATCATCGAAGTTAAGGATAACGGGCGTGGAATTCCAGTCGGTATCCACCCCGATAAAAAAATATCCACGATCGAAGTCGTTATGACCATTCTCCACGCGGGTGGAAAGTTTGAAAACGACGCTTACAAAGTATCCGGAGGTCTTCACGGGGTTGGGGTTTCCGTAGTCAACGCACTTTCCGAATGGTTGATCGTAGAAGTTCATCAAAAGGGTACGATCTATACTCAAAAGTATGAAAAAGGAATTCCTGTTTCTCCCGTCGAAACGGCGGGTGAAACCTCGGAAAGAGGAACGATTGTACGATTCAAACCCGACGCTGGCATTTTCACAACGGTCGATTTTCAGTTCGATGTACTCTCGGCCCGTTTTCGAGAATTAGCTTTTTTGAATAAAGGTTTGATCTTAATCGTGGAAGATCGGAGAAAAGGCTCCGAAGGCGAGAGTCTAATCCGAAATGAATTTCAATTTTCCGGCGGTATCGTTTCTTTTGTGGAACATATCAATGAGAACAAACATCCTATGCACAAAGTGATTCACTTTGAGCGAAATAAGGACGATGTGATCGCGGAAATATCGATTCAATATTCCGAAACGTATACCGAGAATATTTTTTGTTTTACAAATAATATCAACAACAACTTGGGAGGAACCCACCTCGAAGGTTTTCGCGCGGCTCTGACAAGAACTCTAAACGATTTTCTAAAAAAAGATACCGTAATGGCAAAGAAACATCCTACGGGTTTATCCGGAGAGGATGTGAAGGAAGGATTGACCGCAGTTATCTCGGTTAAAATTCCTCAGCCGCAGTTTAACTCTCAGACAAAAGAAAAATTGGTAAACGCGGAAATCAAAGGAATTATGCAGACTTTGACTTCGGAAGGTTTGGTTTTATTCTTTGAAGAGAATCCGAACATAACAAAGAAGATATTAGAAAAATGTATTCTTTCGGCGAAAGCGAGAGAGGCTGCAAGAAAGGCCAGAGACTTAACTCGTAGAAAAACGGTTCTCGAAGGCGGTGGATTGCCCGGTAAACTTGCAGACTGTTCCGAAAAAGATCCGGCTCTCTCCGAAATTTATCTCGTCGAGGGTGATTCCGCTGGCGGTTCCGCGAAACAGGGAAGAGATCGAAACACTCAGGCAATTCTTCCTTTGAAAGGAAAAATTCTAAACGTAGAAAAAGCAAGATTGGATAAGATTTTATCCAGCGAAGAGATTCGAATTCTTGTCTCCGCTTTAGGCACAGGTATCGGAGAAGACGAGTTCAATATCGATAAGATTCGTTATCATAAGATCATGATTATGACGGATGCGGATATCGACGGTTCGCATATTAGAACTCTGTTGCTTACATTCTTTTTTCGTTATATGAGACCTGTGATCGAAAGGGGATATCTCTATGTTGCTCAACCTCCGCTTTATCTGATCAAACACGGAAAAAATTCAACTTACGTCTATTCGGATAAGGAAAAGGAAGACCTTTTAAAAACCGTCGGTACCGATAAGGTTGTGATCCAAAGGTATAAAGGTCTTGGAGAGATGAACCCGGAACAACTCTGGGAAACCACAATGGATCCGTCCAATCGTGTCGTTCTAAAAGTTAAGCTGGATGATTATGTCGAAGCCGAAGAGACGTTTAACGTTCTCATGGGCGATGAAGTGCAACCGAGAAAAGTCTTTATCGAAGTCAATGCCGCAAAGGTGGCAAACCTGGATCTTTGA
- the gyrA gene encoding DNA gyrase subunit A produces the protein MSQEMENETKVLSYNIAGKPDIGDAIKNGIRVIPVEIEDQMKEAYLGYAMSVIVGRALPDVRDGLKPVHRRILHAMNERAWRSDRPYVKCAKIVGEVIGNYHPHGDASVYEALVRMVQDFSLRVPLIDGQGNFGSIDGDNPAAYRYTEARLEKVAEELLRDIEKETVSFSPNYDDTKQQPDVLPANFPNLLVNGSSGIAVGMATNIPPHNLKETIDAVIAVMRNPEITIPEILKIIPGPDFPTSGIIIGGEGLISAYTTGKGSIRIRSKVEIEEKKNGREVIVVTEIPYQVNKKVLLEKIGDLVNDKHIEGISEIMDLSDRKGIRVEIHIKKDANAQVILNQLYKMTQLQVSYGITMLAILDNKPKIFNIKEILTAYSAHRRVVITRRTQFDLDKAEKRAHILEGLKIALENIEDVIKVIRASKNPAEAKEQLKTRFSLSDVQADAILEMRLQRLTSLEVQKIIDELAEVRALIVDLNDILAKPSRVNDIVCTELQEVGDKYGNKRKTEISIESIESSSFNAEDLIADEEIVIQITYDQFVKRLPIDTFKRQKRGGKGIQGLSQKRDDVIKIMKAAMTHDSIMFFSNIGKVYVMKAYELPIASKEARGKSLKAIINLREDEYISSVFAFREEDMEKDLLLVTRKGFIKRIHLKEFSNVKKSGIIAIGLRDGDDLIKVEAISDKDEVIIFSRKGLALRIEGNIIRPQGRTASGVTGMRLAQDDAIVGLSKFKEGEDIFVVSEEGYGKRLGFDEFGAKGRGGKGMAYLKVTDKNGFSVGTGSVGSEDEIILITQQGMTIRINAFDISKLGRTAVGVRIVDLKDNDKVQDFTVLGES, from the coding sequence ATGAGTCAAGAGATGGAAAACGAAACAAAAGTCCTCAGCTACAATATCGCTGGAAAACCGGATATAGGCGATGCGATTAAAAACGGCATTCGAGTCATACCCGTAGAAATCGAAGATCAGATGAAAGAGGCGTATCTTGGATACGCGATGTCGGTTATCGTAGGCCGGGCTTTACCGGACGTCAGAGACGGACTAAAACCGGTTCATAGAAGAATTCTTCACGCGATGAACGAACGCGCGTGGCGAAGCGATCGCCCGTATGTCAAGTGCGCTAAGATCGTGGGGGAGGTGATCGGTAACTATCATCCTCACGGTGACGCCTCCGTTTACGAAGCTCTTGTAAGAATGGTTCAAGATTTTTCTCTGCGAGTCCCTCTGATCGACGGACAAGGAAATTTCGGATCGATCGACGGTGATAACCCGGCCGCATACCGATATACGGAAGCAAGACTGGAAAAAGTCGCCGAAGAATTATTGCGCGATATCGAAAAGGAAACCGTAAGTTTTTCGCCAAACTACGATGATACGAAACAACAACCCGACGTTCTTCCGGCAAACTTTCCAAACCTTCTTGTCAACGGTTCCTCGGGAATTGCGGTCGGAATGGCGACGAACATTCCACCTCACAATCTCAAGGAAACGATCGATGCCGTAATCGCGGTCATGCGCAATCCAGAGATTACGATTCCTGAAATTCTAAAAATCATTCCTGGACCGGACTTTCCAACCTCGGGAATCATCATCGGCGGGGAAGGTTTAATTTCGGCATACACAACCGGTAAGGGATCGATTCGAATTCGTTCCAAAGTCGAGATCGAAGAAAAGAAAAACGGAAGGGAAGTCATCGTTGTAACCGAAATTCCCTATCAAGTAAATAAGAAGGTTCTTCTTGAAAAGATCGGAGATCTTGTCAACGACAAACACATCGAAGGAATTTCGGAGATCATGGATCTTTCGGATCGAAAAGGAATCCGAGTCGAAATTCATATTAAAAAAGATGCAAATGCCCAGGTCATTCTAAATCAACTTTATAAAATGACTCAACTTCAGGTGAGTTACGGAATCACGATGTTAGCGATTCTGGATAACAAACCGAAAATTTTCAATATCAAGGAAATTCTTACCGCGTATTCGGCTCATAGAAGGGTCGTGATTACAAGAAGAACTCAGTTTGATTTGGATAAGGCGGAAAAAAGAGCCCATATCTTAGAAGGTTTAAAAATCGCTTTAGAGAATATCGAAGATGTCATCAAAGTGATCCGAGCTTCTAAAAATCCTGCGGAAGCAAAAGAACAACTAAAAACGCGTTTTAGTTTATCGGATGTTCAAGCCGATGCGATTTTGGAAATGAGGCTGCAAAGACTCACTTCTCTCGAAGTTCAGAAAATCATTGATGAATTGGCGGAAGTAAGGGCATTGATTGTGGATCTAAATGACATTCTCGCAAAACCGTCCCGAGTCAACGATATCGTCTGCACCGAACTCCAGGAAGTAGGGGATAAATACGGCAACAAACGTAAGACGGAAATCTCCATCGAAAGTATCGAAAGTTCATCCTTTAATGCGGAAGACTTGATTGCGGATGAAGAGATCGTCATTCAAATCACTTACGATCAATTTGTAAAACGCCTTCCGATCGACACTTTCAAAAGACAAAAACGCGGCGGTAAGGGAATTCAGGGTCTTTCTCAAAAACGAGACGACGTGATCAAAATCATGAAAGCAGCAATGACGCATGATAGTATCATGTTTTTCTCAAATATCGGAAAGGTTTATGTAATGAAAGCGTATGAACTTCCGATTGCTTCCAAGGAAGCTCGCGGTAAATCTTTAAAAGCGATCATCAATTTAAGAGAAGACGAATATATTTCCTCTGTCTTTGCATTTAGAGAGGAGGATATGGAAAAGGATCTTCTATTAGTGACTCGTAAAGGTTTTATCAAACGAATTCATCTCAAAGAATTCAGCAATGTTAAAAAATCGGGAATCATCGCGATCGGTCTTAGGGACGGGGATGATCTGATCAAAGTCGAGGCAATTAGCGATAAAGACGAGGTGATTATCTTTTCAAGAAAAGGTTTGGCTCTTCGTATCGAAGGAAACATCATCAGACCTCAAGGACGCACTGCGAGCGGCGTTACCGGAATGAGACTCGCTCAAGACGATGCCATTGTCGGCTTGAGCAAATTCAAAGAAGGTGAGGACATTTTCGTTGTTTCCGAAGAAGGATACGGAAAACGTCTCGGCTTTGACGAGTTTGGCGCGAAGGGACGGGGTGGCAAAGGAATGGCCTATCTCAAGGTAACCGATAAAAACGGATTCTCCGTGGGAACGGGTTCCGTCGGAAGCGAAGACGAAATCATTCTGATCACGCAACAAGGGATGACGATTCGAATTAATGCGTTTGATATTTCTAAATTGGGAAGAACCGCAGTCGGAGTCCGTATCGTAGATTTGAAAGATAACGATAAGGTTCAGGACTTTACCGTGCTCGGAGAAAGTTGA
- a CDS encoding lipoprotein LipL21 has translation MINRLIALSVATMIFAACSSPDSGQKDATSVGDGGWTFEGWGGPPEQRNDGKTPRDTNPKDWYFIKFASRASAKAVAKKSQAMMQSTCREASRLQGASDVVKKMVGETVEAASGVSDGEATASVIVSQSQGVVKGVGVYECKATGSGSDPKDISKDNWEECQCVIYAKFPGGKDALVAKAQEVSSK, from the coding sequence ATGATCAATAGACTTATCGCTCTATCTGTAGCAACAATGATTTTTGCAGCTTGCTCCAGCCCAGACTCCGGACAAAAAGACGCAACAAGCGTTGGTGATGGTGGCTGGACTTTTGAAGGATGGGGCGGACCTCCAGAGCAAAGAAACGACGGAAAAACACCTAGAGATACAAATCCAAAAGATTGGTATTTTATCAAGTTTGCTTCCAGAGCTTCTGCAAAAGCGGTTGCTAAGAAAAGCCAGGCGATGATGCAATCCACTTGTCGCGAAGCTTCCAGACTGCAAGGTGCATCCGATGTTGTGAAAAAGATGGTTGGTGAAACCGTAGAAGCGGCATCCGGAGTTTCCGATGGTGAAGCAACCGCGTCCGTAATCGTATCTCAATCCCAAGGTGTTGTAAAGGGAGTTGGGGTTTACGAGTGTAAGGCAACCGGATCCGGTTCTGATCCAAAAGATATTTCCAAAGACAACTGGGAAGAATGTCAGTGCGTAATTTACGCAAAATTTCCTGGTGGAAAGGATGCTCTCGTAGCGAAAGCTCAAGAAGTTTCCAGCAAATAA
- the lenA gene encoding lipoprotein LenA: protein MKYVKIFLILSFALLMINACKKEEKKEITQILGTRFANYDQWIYKNPGTDKKEDQVTLVYGMEEVTGLETVDVQVPTKDKKGTISVTFLKVRTVENKEGFAPVKNFSENVYFVLTESEDAFVKPTITANTKGKLKRGMYCLEQEIIGEFSKVTCYDSILVDDKLTNYYDVWIKTASPHLSKDALLGETIKLLKKASQDLVKYNSAAEEEKTKILTSATEALKKAASKQDEFLVDINNLASKYSLSLE from the coding sequence ATGAAGTATGTAAAAATATTCTTAATACTCTCTTTTGCTTTGTTAATGATTAACGCCTGCAAAAAGGAAGAAAAGAAGGAAATTACGCAAATTTTAGGAACAAGATTTGCAAATTATGATCAGTGGATTTATAAAAATCCAGGAACTGATAAAAAGGAAGATCAGGTTACTCTTGTTTACGGAATGGAAGAAGTTACCGGGCTTGAAACCGTCGATGTTCAAGTTCCTACTAAAGATAAAAAAGGGACTATTTCTGTTACCTTTCTTAAAGTTAGGACTGTGGAAAATAAAGAGGGTTTTGCGCCCGTAAAAAACTTTTCTGAAAACGTATATTTTGTTCTGACTGAAAGTGAGGACGCCTTTGTAAAACCGACGATCACCGCAAATACAAAGGGTAAATTGAAAAGAGGAATGTATTGTTTAGAACAAGAAATCATCGGAGAATTTTCCAAAGTAACTTGTTATGATTCCATTCTTGTAGATGATAAACTTACCAATTACTATGACGTGTGGATCAAAACAGCCTCTCCTCATTTGAGCAAAGACGCGCTTTTAGGTGAAACGATTAAACTTTTAAAGAAAGCAAGTCAGGATTTGGTGAAGTATAACTCGGCCGCGGAAGAAGAGAAAACTAAAATTCTAACCTCTGCAACGGAGGCGCTTAAAAAGGCTGCTTCAAAACAGGATGAATTTTTGGTGGATATCAATAATCTTGCAAGTAAGTATAGTCTTTCTTTGGAGTAA
- the dusB gene encoding tRNA dihydrouridine synthase DusB — MIQIGNVTIPGRISLSPMAGISDSPTRRICKKFGAAFSYTEFVNTDEIVHRAPKALKLFQFDPEERPITFQIFGNRLEIIAEAAEIIQELKPDIIDLNMGCSTRKVSLRGAGAGLLRRPAQAGKIIEAIKKRVNVPVTAKIRIGWDSQTRNYLEVAKQLEESGVDALTVHGRTKEMAYTGLADWDAIGEVKANARIPIFGNGDIKSFQEANAKIREYKVDGVLIGRNAIGNPWIFSENKKEELSWEKIYTVILEHLCWMIESFGEEFGLVLFRKHLVKYLSGLEFDSLWKAELLEIREFKRFEECLISHRTAKSLVSHS; from the coding sequence ATGATCCAAATCGGAAATGTCACCATCCCGGGGAGAATTTCTCTTTCCCCCATGGCAGGCATTTCCGATTCTCCAACGCGTAGAATTTGTAAAAAATTCGGAGCCGCGTTTTCCTATACCGAATTTGTAAATACGGATGAGATCGTTCATCGAGCACCAAAGGCACTTAAGTTATTTCAGTTTGATCCGGAAGAACGACCGATCACGTTTCAGATTTTCGGTAACCGACTCGAAATCATAGCGGAAGCGGCGGAGATCATTCAAGAATTAAAACCGGATATCATCGATTTGAATATGGGCTGTTCCACTCGCAAGGTTTCGTTGCGGGGTGCGGGTGCCGGCTTGTTGCGTCGTCCTGCCCAAGCAGGTAAGATCATTGAGGCGATTAAAAAACGAGTGAACGTTCCGGTCACCGCAAAGATTAGAATCGGATGGGATTCGCAAACTAGAAATTATCTGGAAGTGGCGAAACAACTGGAGGAATCAGGGGTGGATGCTCTTACCGTGCACGGTCGCACAAAGGAAATGGCATATACCGGTCTCGCCGATTGGGATGCGATCGGAGAAGTCAAGGCAAATGCAAGAATCCCTATCTTTGGAAACGGAGACATCAAAAGTTTTCAAGAAGCCAATGCAAAGATTCGCGAATACAAAGTAGACGGAGTTCTCATCGGAAGAAATGCGATCGGTAATCCTTGGATTTTCTCGGAAAACAAAAAAGAAGAATTATCTTGGGAAAAGATCTATACTGTGATTCTAGAACATCTTTGCTGGATGATTGAAAGTTTCGGTGAAGAATTCGGTTTGGTTTTATTTAGAAAACATCTCGTCAAATATCTTTCCGGTTTGGAATTCGATTCTCTTTGGAAGGCGGAGTTGCTGGAAATTCGAGAATTCAAACGATTTGAAGAATGTTTGATCAGTCACCGAACTGCCAAATCTTTAGTGTCACATTCTTAA